Genomic DNA from Bifidobacterium sp. ESL0769:
ACAAGGTCAACGGCGTTCTGGTAGCCGAGGCCAAAAACGTGCTCCATGAGTATTACGTTTCTATTTCACTCGATCGGTCCTCCCGTGATTTCGATGTTCTTGCGACGGCCAACGGCGGCACCGAAGTCGAGGAAATCGCGAAGGAACATCCTGAATCGGTCAAGCGTTTACATATCAGTGCCCTGCAGGATTTCGACTTGGATGCCGCCCGTAAAATGGCAGAATCCATTGGTTTTTACCATGCCGACGTCGATCAGGCCGCAGATGTGCTTTTGAAGATGTGGAAATGCTTCAAAGATAACGACGCGACTTTGGTCGAAATCAATCCTCTGGCTAAAATCGGCGATCCGGATGATGAATCTTCAAAGAAGCTTTGTGCACTCGATGCCAAGATTTCCCTTGACGACAACGCCGCATTCCGTCATGACGGGTGGCAGCGTTTTGCCGACACCACCCACACCGATATGTTCGAGGAACGCGCTAAAGAACACGGGCTGCATTACGTGCATCTGAAAGGCGAAGTAGGCGTCATCGGCAACGGTGCAGGTTTGGTGATGAGCTCGCTCGATGCCGTCTCCGGCGCAGGAGAGGATCAGGGAACCGGTGTGAAACCGGCGAACTTCCTAGATATAGGCGGTGGGGCCTCATCAGAAGTCATGAGCACCAGTCTTTCCATCGTGCTCTCCGACCCGCAGGTCGAATCAGTGCTCGTCAATGTTTACGGCGGCATCACCGCATGTGATGAGGTGGCCCACGGCATCCTCGAAGCACTCGAGAAACTGAATGTTTCCAAACCGGTTGTCGTCCGTTTCGACGGCAACGCCGCAAAGGTCGGCCTCAAGATACTCGAAAACGCACATAATCCCAACATCCACGTCAGTGGCACCATGGAGGAAGCGGCACAAGAAGCCGCAAGGCTCGCCAAGCCTGCTAAGGAGGCCACGAAATGACACTCTTCATCAAAGACAATGCCCCGGTCATCGTTCAGGGCATGACCGGCCACCAAGGCATGACCCATACTGCCCGTATGCTCAATGCCGGTACCAACATCGTCGGCGGTGTCAATCCCCGTAAAGCCGGCAAAAACGTTTCCTTCCATATCGATGAAACCGACGATGATATCGCGGTCCCGGTCTATGCGACCTGTGATGAGGCCAAGGAAGCCACCGGTGCCAAGGCAAGCGTGATTTTCGTTCCTCCACGTTTCGCAAAAGACGCGATGCTGGAAGCCATCGAAGCCGGGATCGGTCTGATTGTCGTCATCACCGAAGGTATTCCCGTGGCCGACACGGCTTATTGCGTCGAACTTGCCTTGCAAAAAGGCATTAGGATCATCGGACCCAATTGCCCTGGCCTACTGAAACTTCCTGAGGCCAGTGATTCGGACGACAAGGGCATCAATCTTGGCATAATCCCTGACGGCATCGTTTCTTCAGGACCGCTTGGTCTGGTTTCCAAATCCGGTACGTTGACCTACCAGCTGATGGGTGAACTCTCCGACATCGGTTTCACCGCTTGTATCGGAGTGGGTGGAGATCCCATTGTTGGCACGACGTTGGTCGAAGCTTTGCAGCAGTTCGAAGCTGACGATGCTACCAAAGCTGTCATCATGATTGGCGAAATCGGCGGTAACGCCGAACAGGACGCCGCAGCTTGGGCCAAGGAACATATGACCAAGCCAGTCGTCGCCTATATCGCCGGATTCACTGCTCCCGAAGGCAAGCAGATGGGTCATGCCGGCGCCATCGTTTCCGGAGGCAAAGGGACCGCTCAGGATAAGAAGGAAGCGCTTGAAGCCGCAGGAATTCCGGTGGGCAGGACCCCCGGCCAGGCGGCACAGCTGATTCGCAAGATGGTGGACGGCGGTACTTCCAAGGCATGAGCAAAAACCAGCGGCCATGGATAAAAGGGGTTCTGATAGCCCTTGGCGGATCTGTGATTTTCACGGTGTGCCTAGGGCTTTTCATGGCATTAACCTTGCTGGTTGTCTCCATGGAAGAAGGCGGCGGCACACTTTCCGGCCAATCGGTTCCGCTGACGTTGGCGATTGTACTTTTGAGCCAAGGCGCGAGTTTCCGCGCTGGGGCCATC
This window encodes:
- the sucC gene encoding ADP-forming succinate--CoA ligase subunit beta — translated: MDLYEYQARQLLAEQGIDTPKGIFAQNSHEVAEAADEIGYPCVIKAQVRTGHRGQAGGVKLTKTQDEAILSSEQILPMTIRGHKVNGVLVAEAKNVLHEYYVSISLDRSSRDFDVLATANGGTEVEEIAKEHPESVKRLHISALQDFDLDAARKMAESIGFYHADVDQAADVLLKMWKCFKDNDATLVEINPLAKIGDPDDESSKKLCALDAKISLDDNAAFRHDGWQRFADTTHTDMFEERAKEHGLHYVHLKGEVGVIGNGAGLVMSSLDAVSGAGEDQGTGVKPANFLDIGGGASSEVMSTSLSIVLSDPQVESVLVNVYGGITACDEVAHGILEALEKLNVSKPVVVRFDGNAAKVGLKILENAHNPNIHVSGTMEEAAQEAARLAKPAKEATK
- the sucD gene encoding succinate--CoA ligase subunit alpha; this encodes MTLFIKDNAPVIVQGMTGHQGMTHTARMLNAGTNIVGGVNPRKAGKNVSFHIDETDDDIAVPVYATCDEAKEATGAKASVIFVPPRFAKDAMLEAIEAGIGLIVVITEGIPVADTAYCVELALQKGIRIIGPNCPGLLKLPEASDSDDKGINLGIIPDGIVSSGPLGLVSKSGTLTYQLMGELSDIGFTACIGVGGDPIVGTTLVEALQQFEADDATKAVIMIGEIGGNAEQDAAAWAKEHMTKPVVAYIAGFTAPEGKQMGHAGAIVSGGKGTAQDKKEALEAAGIPVGRTPGQAAQLIRKMVDGGTSKA